Proteins co-encoded in one Desulfomicrobium macestii genomic window:
- a CDS encoding O-antigen ligase family protein: MNQYRAALIYGISLLAGVMIMSKGAGRITAGFTYDPNDIALLFVTFMPVVLAEAMNGNMVRRGFYLGLGAMVLLGLVLTGSRGAIVAIGVQALYFVLTAKKFRLLALTLVCAAGLVVVATAEQSLWDRFASLTAEGEAADYNLEGRSGRVQIWKNGLEIVADNPVLGVGIGMFGTAHFLLDGKIGLTAHNTYLQFAAELGLPGFILYLAMLCSAWQLITRHVEEDERTGTRARWIALKVGIVGFGTASFFISAGYSSTLYYLLGLAAVMHFHHVQSNDAPVPQKIRSSAPLGYPPLSALQVRQQKVRL; the protein is encoded by the coding sequence TTGAATCAATACAGGGCAGCGCTCATTTACGGCATCTCCTTGCTGGCCGGTGTAATGATCATGAGCAAGGGCGCCGGCAGGATTACCGCCGGCTTCACGTACGATCCGAACGACATCGCGCTCCTGTTTGTCACGTTCATGCCCGTTGTTCTGGCCGAGGCCATGAATGGGAACATGGTTCGGCGCGGTTTTTATCTGGGGCTGGGCGCCATGGTCCTGCTCGGACTTGTCCTGACCGGCTCGCGTGGGGCGATCGTCGCGATTGGCGTCCAGGCCCTGTATTTCGTCCTGACCGCCAAAAAGTTCAGACTCCTGGCTTTGACCCTTGTCTGTGCGGCCGGTCTCGTTGTCGTGGCGACTGCCGAGCAGTCGTTGTGGGATCGGTTTGCGAGTCTCACTGCGGAGGGCGAAGCCGCCGATTACAATCTTGAGGGCAGGTCCGGTCGCGTACAAATTTGGAAGAACGGTCTGGAGATCGTGGCCGACAATCCGGTGCTTGGCGTGGGCATCGGAATGTTCGGGACAGCGCACTTTCTGCTTGATGGCAAGATCGGGCTCACGGCGCACAATACCTACCTTCAGTTTGCCGCTGAACTGGGGCTCCCCGGATTCATTCTGTATCTCGCCATGCTTTGCAGCGCCTGGCAGCTCATCACGCGACATGTCGAGGAGGATGAGCGCACCGGCACCCGAGCACGCTGGATTGCCTTGAAGGTCGGGATTGTCGGCTTCGGGACAGCGAGTTTCTTCATTTCCGCGGGGTATTCCTCGACGCTGTACTATCTGCTTGGTTTGGCTGCGGTCATGCATTTTCATCATGTCCAGTCAAACGACGCGCCTGTTCCGCAAAAAATCCGCTCCAGCGCTCCGCTCGGATATCCTCCGCTGAGCGCGCTGCAGGTGCGGCAGCAAAAGGTGCGCCTGTGA